In a single window of the Acyrthosiphon pisum isolate AL4f chromosome X, pea_aphid_22Mar2018_4r6ur, whole genome shotgun sequence genome:
- the LOC100164168 gene encoding cyclin-dependent kinase-like 4 isoform X1 → MGECLPDKSLWLYGNNLPLLPRRHGSSSKLKLMERYERLGKLGEGSYGMVFKCRNRENGHIVAIKKFVESEDDPLIRKIALREIRMLKTLKHPNLVNLLEVFRRKRKLHLVFEFCEHTVLHELERHPYGCPEIFTKQIIWQTLQAVAYCHRHNCIHRDIKPENILLTSQGVVKLCDFGFARLMNPGENYTDYVATRWYRSPELLVGDTLYGPSVDVWAIGCVGAELIRGEALWPGKSDVDQLYLIRSTLGDLIARHMHIFKMNEFFRGMSLPQPETIEPLEKKLPKQTLSIPHLLDFLKMCLEKDPLRRWTCDQLLRHPFFDNFSFKYPEGDLYEFEKLKTFREKSKNGHYVNIASTLFPQIPSNNQSPDLTRPLKVAQKHFDHLPDI, encoded by the exons atggGCGAATGTTTGCCCGATAAAAGTCTGTGGCTGTATGGAAATAACTTGCCGCTGCTTCCACGAAG ACATGGATCCAGCTCCAAGTTGAAATTAATGGAACGCTACGAGCGTTTGGGCAAATTGGGTGAAGGGAGTTACGGTATGGTTTTTAAATGTCGAAATCGAGAGAATGGTCACATAGTagccataaaaaaatttgttgaatCCGAGGACGATCCGTTAATTCGAAAAATTGCTCTACGTGAAATACGCATGTTAAAG ACATTGAAACATCCAAATCTGGTGAATTTGCTTGAGGTCTTCCGACGCAAACGAAAACTTCATTTGGTGTTTGAGTTTTGTGAGCACACAGTACTCCATGAGCTCGAAAGACATCCATATGGCTGTCCAGAAATATTTACCAAGCAAATTATTTGGCAAACATTACAAGCAGTTGCGTACTGCCATCGACACAATTGTATACACAGAGATATAAAACCGGAAAATATATTACTCACTTCCCAAGGGGTGGTGAAACTTTGTGACTTTGGATTCGCAAGACTAATGA aTCCAGGAGAAAATTATACCGACTATGTTGCTACCAGATGGTATAGATCTCCTGAATTATTAGTAGGTGATACATTATATGGTCCTTCCGTTGATGTTTGGGCAATTG GTTGCGTTGGTGCGGAGCTCATTAGAGGAGAAGCTCTGTGGCCGGGAAAATCCGATGTTGACCAACTGTACTTAATAAGATCTACgttag gtGACTTAATAGCTAGACACATGCACATTTTCAAAATGAACGAATTTTTTCGAGGTATGAGTTTACCACAACCAGAAACTATTGAACcactggaaaaaaaattacccaaACAAACATTATCTATTCCACATTTGTTGGACTTTTTAAAg atgTGCCTAGAAAAAGACCCATTAAGACGATGGACATGTGATCAACTCTTACGACACCCTTTTTTCGATAATTTCTCGTTCAAGTACCCGGAAGGAGATTTATACGAGtttgaaaaacttaaaacatttcGAGAAAAATCaaag AATGGACATTACGTGAATATAGCATCAACGCTGTTTCCACAGATACCGAGCAACAATCAAAGCCCTGACTTGACTCGTCCTTTAAAAGTGGCGCAAAAACATTTTGACCATTTACCAGACATATGA
- the LOC100164168 gene encoding cyclin-dependent kinase-like 4 isoform X2 yields MYRHGSSSKLKLMERYERLGKLGEGSYGMVFKCRNRENGHIVAIKKFVESEDDPLIRKIALREIRMLKTLKHPNLVNLLEVFRRKRKLHLVFEFCEHTVLHELERHPYGCPEIFTKQIIWQTLQAVAYCHRHNCIHRDIKPENILLTSQGVVKLCDFGFARLMNPGENYTDYVATRWYRSPELLVGDTLYGPSVDVWAIGCVGAELIRGEALWPGKSDVDQLYLIRSTLGDLIARHMHIFKMNEFFRGMSLPQPETIEPLEKKLPKQTLSIPHLLDFLKMCLEKDPLRRWTCDQLLRHPFFDNFSFKYPEGDLYEFEKLKTFREKSKNGHYVNIASTLFPQIPSNNQSPDLTRPLKVAQKHFDHLPDI; encoded by the exons atgTATAG ACATGGATCCAGCTCCAAGTTGAAATTAATGGAACGCTACGAGCGTTTGGGCAAATTGGGTGAAGGGAGTTACGGTATGGTTTTTAAATGTCGAAATCGAGAGAATGGTCACATAGTagccataaaaaaatttgttgaatCCGAGGACGATCCGTTAATTCGAAAAATTGCTCTACGTGAAATACGCATGTTAAAG ACATTGAAACATCCAAATCTGGTGAATTTGCTTGAGGTCTTCCGACGCAAACGAAAACTTCATTTGGTGTTTGAGTTTTGTGAGCACACAGTACTCCATGAGCTCGAAAGACATCCATATGGCTGTCCAGAAATATTTACCAAGCAAATTATTTGGCAAACATTACAAGCAGTTGCGTACTGCCATCGACACAATTGTATACACAGAGATATAAAACCGGAAAATATATTACTCACTTCCCAAGGGGTGGTGAAACTTTGTGACTTTGGATTCGCAAGACTAATGA aTCCAGGAGAAAATTATACCGACTATGTTGCTACCAGATGGTATAGATCTCCTGAATTATTAGTAGGTGATACATTATATGGTCCTTCCGTTGATGTTTGGGCAATTG GTTGCGTTGGTGCGGAGCTCATTAGAGGAGAAGCTCTGTGGCCGGGAAAATCCGATGTTGACCAACTGTACTTAATAAGATCTACgttag gtGACTTAATAGCTAGACACATGCACATTTTCAAAATGAACGAATTTTTTCGAGGTATGAGTTTACCACAACCAGAAACTATTGAACcactggaaaaaaaattacccaaACAAACATTATCTATTCCACATTTGTTGGACTTTTTAAAg atgTGCCTAGAAAAAGACCCATTAAGACGATGGACATGTGATCAACTCTTACGACACCCTTTTTTCGATAATTTCTCGTTCAAGTACCCGGAAGGAGATTTATACGAGtttgaaaaacttaaaacatttcGAGAAAAATCaaag AATGGACATTACGTGAATATAGCATCAACGCTGTTTCCACAGATACCGAGCAACAATCAAAGCCCTGACTTGACTCGTCCTTTAAAAGTGGCGCAAAAACATTTTGACCATTTACCAGACATATGA